One Phocaeicola dorei genomic region harbors:
- a CDS encoding RagB/SusD family nutrient uptake outer membrane protein, producing MKLKKYMLISMVAVTLASCGDDFLEEKMVATITQDYFETETGVEQLIVSTYDALRVTKQYQQGPFAFFTGVDNMMAKSANYAIYSGSVWTSTGNEATYVDGLCGEYTSNQLLGFYPCINNCNRAILSIREGKVDGKFASDQAYAEQRMAEAMFNRSYCIYLMNTLLGDVYVPRGYTTALPENYAYNRETSESLYKLMIGDLRYAFEKLPKASEQSGADYGRATKGAAAHFLAKLYLQRAQGADYGTAEYGRKADGSIDNSNEKSYLGMLYKGKGTADLDSCIYYANYVIDQDGHYSLESDYGKLFSHPLDDYSNEESREIILACVYGMPANSGTNGRYGNRLPYFLTPNYTSASWGIPNFTWEYPGKGNGHSVSPTDFGYDVFTNKQADSRFQKSFYLEYHTSLRGGSNTSTPAADVPYYAYDSEDNATYTWTSDMADFFNSNILPNYNRDSWGGRRAVAGEHKMGAGDMAFAYLENTKETAIDIKEALAQPFVLLARWIKDGNKYYYRAPIKSDGSSYAYNNATYVGLDKVSGTGGPTTAKYTDPNRNSYDSYYSSRDIPLFRLAETFLIRAEAYGRKGNFSAAVLDINKVRARAAFKAGETRNEVLARLYPGSENLAKTEREWPYIVNTDMTSSMLVDESYWTGGVNADAENYPVTATSILDRFVNFILNEVAREANTEFIYYEWLHHSGWQADRIMYHDQVGSPLTGLWDSADNLVNGTGPTGNGLGAFKPAYTLKPFRQSLLDLLTDENGALLDASAKKAYQNYGY from the coding sequence ATGAAACTAAAAAAATATATGTTGATTTCCATGGTTGCTGTTACTTTAGCATCTTGTGGAGATGATTTTTTGGAAGAAAAAATGGTAGCAACCATTACGCAAGATTATTTTGAAACAGAAACGGGGGTAGAGCAGTTAATTGTTAGCACTTATGATGCGTTACGAGTGACTAAACAGTACCAACAAGGACCTTTTGCTTTTTTTACGGGTGTTGATAATATGATGGCTAAATCTGCCAATTATGCTATTTATTCAGGATCAGTTTGGACTTCTACTGGTAATGAAGCAACGTATGTTGATGGATTATGTGGTGAGTATACTAGTAATCAATTGTTGGGTTTTTATCCTTGTATTAATAATTGTAATCGTGCAATTCTTTCTATTCGTGAGGGGAAAGTTGATGGTAAATTTGCTTCTGATCAAGCTTATGCAGAACAACGAATGGCTGAAGCAATGTTTAATCGTTCCTATTGTATTTATTTGATGAATACGTTATTGGGAGATGTTTATGTTCCAAGGGGGTATACTACTGCTTTACCTGAAAATTATGCATACAATCGGGAAACTTCGGAAAGTCTTTATAAATTGATGATTGGAGATTTGCGTTATGCTTTTGAAAAATTGCCGAAAGCTTCCGAACAATCAGGGGCTGATTACGGACGTGCTACAAAAGGAGCCGCCGCTCATTTTTTGGCAAAGCTTTATTTGCAACGTGCACAAGGGGCTGATTATGGAACAGCAGAATACGGACGTAAGGCGGATGGAAGTATTGATAATTCTAATGAGAAGTCATATTTGGGTATGCTATACAAAGGAAAAGGCACTGCTGACTTAGATTCTTGTATTTATTATGCTAATTATGTGATTGATCAAGATGGACACTATTCATTGGAATCGGATTACGGAAAATTGTTTAGCCATCCTTTGGATGATTATTCAAATGAGGAGAGTCGTGAGATAATTTTAGCTTGTGTATATGGTATGCCTGCTAATAGTGGTACAAATGGACGTTATGGGAATCGTTTGCCTTATTTTTTAACTCCCAATTATACAAGTGCCTCGTGGGGAATTCCTAATTTTACTTGGGAATATCCAGGTAAAGGTAATGGGCATTCTGTTTCGCCTACTGATTTTGGCTACGATGTTTTTACTAACAAACAAGCTGATTCTCGTTTTCAAAAATCATTTTATTTGGAATATCATACATCATTAAGGGGTGGTTCTAATACATCGACTCCGGCAGCAGATGTTCCTTATTACGCTTATGATAGTGAAGATAATGCTACATATACCTGGACATCAGATATGGCTGATTTTTTTAATTCTAATATATTGCCTAATTATAATCGTGATTCGTGGGGTGGTCGTCGAGCTGTCGCAGGAGAGCATAAGATGGGGGCAGGTGATATGGCGTTTGCTTATTTGGAAAATACAAAGGAAACAGCTATTGATATTAAAGAAGCGTTAGCACAACCTTTTGTATTATTGGCACGTTGGATTAAAGATGGAAATAAATATTATTATCGTGCTCCAATAAAGTCGGATGGCAGTTCGTATGCTTATAATAATGCAACATATGTAGGGTTGGATAAAGTTTCGGGAACAGGAGGGCCGACTACTGCTAAATACACTGATCCTAATAGAAATTCTTATGATTCATACTATTCATCGCGCGACATTCCTTTGTTCCGGTTAGCTGAAACATTCTTAATACGTGCAGAGGCTTATGGACGTAAAGGTAATTTCTCGGCTGCTGTCTTGGATATCAATAAAGTACGTGCACGTGCTGCATTTAAAGCTGGTGAAACTCGAAATGAAGTGTTGGCTCGTTTGTATCCGGGTAGTGAGAATTTGGCTAAAACAGAGAGAGAATGGCCTTATATTGTAAATACAGATATGACTTCTTCCATGTTGGTTGATGAAAGTTATTGGACAGGTGGGGTAAATGCTGATGCTGAGAATTATCCTGTTACTGCTACCTCTATATTAGATCGTTTTGTCAATTTTATATTGAATGAAGTTGCACGTGAAGCGAATACAGAATTTATTTATTATGAATGGTTGCATCATTCTGGTTGGCAGGCTGATCGTATAATGTATCATGATCAGGTAGGTTCACCATTAACTGGGCTTTGGGATAGTGCTGATAATTTGGTGAATGGGACAGGACCTACAGGTAATGGTTTGGGAGCATTTAAACCTGCTTATACATTAAAACCATTTAGACAGTCATTGCTTGATTTATTGACTGACGAAAATGGGGCTTTACTGGATGCCTCTGCTAAAAAAGCTTATCAAAATTATGGTTATTAA
- a CDS encoding RagB/SusD family nutrient uptake outer membrane protein, which yields MKIKKIVSGMACMVTLAACNLDYHEYANYGKDYIDESYENVIGMITNVYSILDYDFGQTYKGGMLASACDEAEYAYTNNDICDFVNGSWSPANPMSNIWTSSYKAIQICNQYLAEFQGLTFDELKLNDDYRAQMFRYTNSFKEARFLRAYFYFNLVRAYGDVPYFTEMVTTDQVNSLTRTPAQEIFNAIIAECDKLSTELPADYTKLGLDGIAPAENGRVTCYAALALKARAALYAASPLFNPENNKDLWRRAAEANKEVIETCTANGFKLSKYSELWGPNNWSNNEMIFVRRYNGNISTLEEYNFPMGVPGGNSGNCPTQNMVDAYEMKATGKMWNETGSGYDASNPYVGRDPRFDMTIVKNGDTKWPSKNTNPIETFYGGLNAEPLSGATPTGYYLKKYLDSAIDLSANSTTKTSRHSWITYRLGEFYLNYAEAIFQYTGSADNAGEFGMTACEAVNIIRNRTDVKMPEFPTGLSADAFWNKYQNERMVELAFEGHRFYDLRRWKDGDKLKSIIEMKLTKNEDGTITYKRNVVNRVWNDKMYLFPIPQSERMKNPNLSQNAGW from the coding sequence ATGAAAATCAAAAAAATAGTGAGCGGAATGGCATGTATGGTAACTTTGGCTGCATGTAACCTGGATTATCACGAATATGCCAATTACGGAAAAGACTATATAGATGAAAGTTATGAAAATGTAATTGGTATGATTACCAATGTTTATTCCATATTAGACTATGACTTTGGTCAAACATATAAAGGTGGAATGCTGGCATCCGCTTGTGATGAAGCTGAATATGCCTATACAAACAATGATATATGTGATTTTGTAAACGGATCTTGGAGTCCGGCTAATCCAATGTCTAATATCTGGACTAGCAGCTATAAAGCAATTCAGATATGTAATCAGTATCTGGCTGAATTTCAAGGATTGACATTTGATGAATTAAAATTAAATGATGACTATCGTGCACAAATGTTCCGTTATACCAACAGTTTCAAGGAAGCTCGTTTTTTGCGTGCATATTTTTACTTTAATTTAGTACGTGCTTATGGGGATGTTCCATATTTTACAGAAATGGTAACTACGGATCAAGTAAACAGTCTAACACGCACCCCTGCACAGGAAATTTTTAATGCCATTATAGCAGAATGTGACAAATTATCTACTGAATTACCTGCAGACTACACAAAACTTGGACTGGACGGAATTGCCCCAGCAGAGAACGGTCGTGTTACTTGTTATGCGGCTTTGGCATTAAAAGCACGTGCTGCTTTATATGCTGCCAGTCCATTGTTTAATCCGGAAAATAACAAAGATTTGTGGCGCAGAGCAGCTGAAGCTAATAAAGAAGTGATTGAAACTTGTACGGCTAACGGTTTTAAATTAAGTAAGTACTCAGAATTGTGGGGACCTAACAACTGGTCAAATAATGAAATGATTTTTGTTCGTCGATATAATGGTAACATCAGCACATTGGAAGAATATAATTTTCCAATGGGAGTACCAGGTGGAAATTCCGGTAATTGTCCAACACAAAATATGGTTGATGCCTATGAAATGAAAGCTACTGGAAAAATGTGGAATGAAACAGGAAGTGGTTATGACGCTTCTAATCCATATGTCGGACGTGATCCACGCTTCGATATGACTATTGTGAAGAATGGCGATACAAAATGGCCATCAAAGAATACCAATCCTATTGAAACTTTTTATGGAGGTTTGAATGCTGAACCTCTTTCAGGTGCAACTCCTACCGGATATTATTTGAAAAAATATTTGGATTCAGCCATTGATCTGAGTGCCAATAGTACTACAAAAACCAGCCGCCATTCATGGATCACTTATCGTTTAGGAGAATTTTACTTAAACTATGCAGAAGCCATATTCCAATATACGGGTTCTGCTGATAATGCTGGCGAATTCGGGATGACAGCTTGTGAAGCGGTAAATATCATACGTAATCGTACTGATGTCAAAATGCCGGAATTTCCAACAGGTTTGTCGGCAGATGCTTTTTGGAATAAATATCAGAATGAGCGCATGGTAGAATTGGCTTTTGAGGGACATCGTTTTTATGATCTGAGAAGATGGAAAGATGGTGATAAATTAAAGAGCATCATAGAAATGAAACTTACAAAAAATGAGGATGGTACTATCACTTATAAACGAAACGTTGTCAATCGTGTTTGGAATGATAAAATGTATCTCTTCCCAATTCCACAATCGGAACGTATGAAAAATCCTAATTTGTCTCAAAACGCAGGATGGTAA
- a CDS encoding SusC/RagA family TonB-linked outer membrane protein, with product MRKNRLIIPALLTFLSMQGYAQELNDSITSGKPAKYSDEVVEIGYHKAQRLEESTSSISTVYNEDFNKRSAKNIANSLFGYGTGLTTLQGSGRYADAEPTFFIRGLQSLSTNNPLILVDGIERDITDVTPEEVETVTILKDAAAVAIYGHKGINGVVNITTKRGIYNTREIKFTYDHGFGWQARKPKFVDSYSYANAMNEALVNDGLTTRYTQDELNAFRSGQYPYLYANVDWLGETYRDMDATNIYNISFRGGASKFRYYAMANLTTNKGFIANPYMNDGYSTQDQYSRANLRTNLDIDLTEKTKLKLNVLGILSETRTPGADDQGGANLWDMIYTLPSAAFPARLENGTWGGSATWAGTKNPLAVSQAAAYTKFHERTLFADMTLTQDLSSITPGLGASGMLSYDNYAQYWENHSKTFVYGSNSVTAWENGVPSSTTYYTDGKESAMSSDAKCIAFTRVFNFAATLFYDKQINKDNKIYSQLKWDYEYRNTKGTDQTWYRQNASFYTHYGYKDKYFADLSVVASASNKLAPGHQWSISPTIGLAWVMSKENFIKDLSWINFIKLRASLGVINTDRLPLDDDNEVTNYWEQTYGGGGYYPFDTNYSVGTQSWSLGRLASLNSTHEKAYKYNFGLDASMFNGLDVSFDAYYERRSDIWVSSSGHYSSVLGFTAPYENGGIVDSWGVEIGANYHKKIADITLNIGANFALAKNEIIEQMEEPRMYDNLITTGNPLKQTYGMEVIGYFKDQADIENSPKQSFGDVKPGDIKYKDVNGDNIIDANDKVAIGYSTTAPEIYYSFNLGAEWKGLGFDAMFQGTGRYSAVLNTKSLYWPLINNTTISQEYYDNRWTPENQDAKYPRLSSQSNENNYQTNTLWLADRSFLKLRSIELYYKFPQTWVKKSKILSNAKIYVRGIDLLCFDKINIADPEVYGATYPLTRSVVAGLTIGF from the coding sequence ATGAGAAAAAATAGATTAATTATTCCGGCACTCCTTACTTTTTTGAGTATGCAGGGGTATGCACAGGAACTCAATGATAGTATAACTTCCGGTAAACCGGCAAAATATTCCGATGAAGTTGTAGAAATCGGATATCATAAAGCTCAACGTCTGGAAGAATCTACCTCATCAATCTCTACCGTATATAATGAAGATTTCAATAAGCGTAGTGCTAAAAATATAGCTAATTCGCTTTTTGGATATGGTACAGGCTTGACTACTTTACAAGGTAGCGGACGATATGCAGATGCTGAACCTACATTTTTTATTCGTGGTCTACAAAGTTTATCTACCAATAATCCGTTGATATTGGTGGATGGTATTGAACGTGATATTACAGATGTTACTCCTGAAGAGGTAGAAACTGTCACTATATTGAAAGATGCTGCTGCAGTAGCTATTTACGGACATAAAGGTATTAATGGTGTAGTTAATATCACTACCAAACGTGGTATTTATAATACACGTGAAATCAAGTTTACTTATGATCATGGTTTCGGTTGGCAGGCACGCAAACCCAAGTTTGTAGACAGTTATTCTTATGCAAATGCCATGAATGAAGCATTGGTAAATGACGGGTTAACAACACGTTATACACAAGATGAGCTGAACGCATTTCGTAGTGGTCAATATCCATATCTTTATGCTAATGTGGATTGGCTTGGAGAAACTTATCGTGATATGGATGCCACCAATATATATAATATAAGTTTCCGAGGTGGGGCAAGCAAATTCCGTTATTATGCCATGGCTAACTTGACTACTAATAAAGGATTTATTGCCAATCCTTATATGAATGATGGATATTCTACACAGGACCAATACTCCAGAGCCAATTTACGTACTAATCTGGATATTGATCTAACAGAAAAAACAAAATTGAAATTAAATGTATTAGGTATCCTGTCAGAAACTAGGACTCCGGGAGCGGACGATCAGGGAGGTGCTAATTTATGGGATATGATTTATACTTTACCTTCCGCTGCTTTTCCCGCTCGTTTGGAAAATGGTACATGGGGAGGTAGTGCGACTTGGGCTGGAACCAAAAATCCTTTAGCTGTATCACAAGCGGCGGCTTACACAAAGTTCCACGAACGTACATTGTTCGCTGATATGACTCTTACCCAAGATTTATCATCTATAACCCCAGGACTAGGAGCAAGCGGTATGTTATCTTATGATAACTATGCCCAATATTGGGAAAATCATTCTAAAACTTTTGTTTATGGTAGTAATTCGGTAACTGCATGGGAAAATGGCGTACCCTCAAGTACGACTTATTATACTGATGGTAAAGAAAGTGCGATGAGTAGTGATGCTAAATGTATTGCATTTACACGGGTATTCAATTTTGCAGCAACTTTATTTTATGACAAACAAATAAATAAAGACAATAAGATTTATAGTCAATTAAAATGGGACTATGAATACCGTAATACCAAAGGGACTGATCAGACTTGGTATCGTCAGAATGCCTCTTTCTATACTCATTATGGATACAAAGATAAATATTTTGCTGATTTGAGTGTAGTTGCTTCAGCGTCTAATAAATTGGCACCAGGACATCAATGGTCTATATCTCCCACTATTGGTTTAGCTTGGGTCATGTCAAAAGAAAATTTCATAAAAGATCTTTCTTGGATTAATTTTATAAAACTGCGAGCTTCGTTGGGCGTCATTAATACCGACCGTCTTCCGTTGGATGATGACAACGAGGTTACTAACTATTGGGAACAAACATATGGTGGCGGTGGTTATTATCCATTTGACACAAATTATTCTGTAGGAACGCAAAGTTGGTCATTAGGTCGTCTGGCTTCTTTGAATTCTACTCATGAAAAAGCATATAAATATAATTTCGGTTTAGATGCCAGTATGTTCAATGGGTTGGATGTATCTTTTGATGCTTATTATGAAAGACGTTCAGATATTTGGGTGTCTTCAAGCGGCCATTATTCAAGTGTCTTAGGATTTACTGCTCCTTATGAAAATGGTGGCATTGTAGATAGTTGGGGAGTTGAAATTGGTGCTAATTACCACAAAAAAATTGCTGACATTACTTTAAATATAGGAGCTAATTTTGCTTTAGCCAAAAATGAGATTATCGAGCAAATGGAAGAACCGCGTATGTATGACAATCTTATAACTACAGGTAACCCTCTGAAGCAAACTTATGGTATGGAAGTTATCGGATATTTTAAAGATCAAGCTGACATTGAGAATAGTCCTAAGCAGTCATTTGGTGATGTAAAACCTGGTGATATAAAATATAAGGATGTCAATGGTGACAATATCATTGATGCGAATGATAAAGTTGCTATAGGGTATAGTACGACTGCTCCTGAAATTTACTATTCATTCAATTTGGGCGCGGAATGGAAAGGATTAGGCTTTGATGCCATGTTCCAAGGAACAGGAAGATATTCTGCTGTATTAAATACGAAGAGTTTATACTGGCCATTAATAAATAATACAACGATTTCACAGGAATATTATGATAACCGGTGGACTCCGGAAAATCAAGACGCTAAATATCCTCGTTTGAGCTCTCAAAGTAATGAGAACAATTATCAGACCAATACCTTGTGGTTGGCAGACCGCTCATTTTTGAAACTTCGTTCAATAGAGTTGTATTACAAGTTTCCACAAACATGGGTGAAAAAAAGCAAAATATTAAGCAATGCAAAGATTTATGTGAGAGGTATTGACCTTTTGTGTTTTGATAAGATTAATATTGCCGATCCCGAAGTTTATGGAGCGACTTATCCTTTAACTCGTAGTGTAGTGGCTGGATTAACTATCGGCTTTTAA
- a CDS encoding SusC/RagA family TonB-linked outer membrane protein, protein MKDRKNSSLLGRLDKFQRLFFVALLSVLAVGAFAQSKTVSGTVLDKTGESVIGASVVVKGTTNGTITDFDGKFTLQNVPDNGTIQVSFVGYKTVDIQVKGQSTVKVILEEDTETLDEVVVVGYGVVKKSDVTGALTKVSEKQIKERPVQNALQAMQGKAPGVDITTNSRPGELGDVRIRGNRSITADNDPLYVIDGIPMVAGSIADINPNDVESMEILKDASATAIYGSRGANGVVLITTKKGKVGKVSINYDGTVTFSKIHSMTDWMDSGELIDWKRQAYINTGAYSGTYGNAPDPNIDGDLLFSDNGGGVSNYPYLNQYFQKAWEYNADGSYKMRPATDYEKEVLGYADQVPVYNSANIPTTPWTDYVTRTAITHNHQISLSAGSEKSNLYISLAYLDQESPMKDQDFKRYTANINGEIQATNFLKVGMGMNASHSIKNYGIINNTSNSTYKDSYGYAVAKMPFAPAYDEEGKPLNVDGGPSQYNPMLDVYQATNETRYYSVMFNSYGEIDFGKIWSPVEGLKWRTNLGTQYRNSRYGSYYGNDFSNPLKHSAYAANTAFNQQGQNLSWTLENLIYYNKIFKNIHSVGLTLMQSAEYSRAEGLEVRAYNCTFPTALWYSVGNSDLTMDSPGSSFSEQKRASYMARMNYGLMDKYLLTVTGRWDGASMLAVGNKWDFFPSAALAWKMNEENFMKDVKWINQLKVRVGYGVTGNASIKPYQTSGTMTASGAGKFFGVGNITQVTIGAKASVLPNLDLGWEKTASTNIGVDFGFLNNRISGSVEYYVAKTSDLLLAKSLPLMTGYTSITTNIGKTQNKGLEITLSTTNIQTKDFTWKTDFTFSTNKEEIVELAGGKVDDTANKWFIGKPKDEIWTLKYDRLWQNTPEDLRTLELYEKISKTVMQPGMAKVVDQPLIEVPEGTEGAKTVTLNSGERVTYMDNGFGTINTEDNKFLGSFQPKWIGGFTTTFIYKNWQLNSFVYARMGNMYYGLLQTYGRRVEKDVWSTENPNGKFPQPRSGGVTTTDYSAYMNYTKGNMVAIRNIALSYTFPEKWLKKLGAASCQIYGQVLNPFIFGGELVKSGINPDDTTGWSEKTNDTNFIGGQTNNTILTRSYVIGLRLGF, encoded by the coding sequence ATGAAAGACAGAAAGAATTCAAGTCTGTTGGGTCGCCTGGACAAGTTCCAGCGGCTGTTCTTCGTTGCTTTGTTATCCGTATTGGCTGTAGGGGCCTTTGCACAGAGCAAAACCGTTTCGGGTACTGTCCTTGACAAGACAGGTGAGTCTGTAATCGGTGCCAGTGTGGTGGTGAAAGGTACTACCAATGGTACAATTACTGACTTTGATGGTAAGTTCACACTTCAAAATGTTCCTGATAATGGAACTATCCAAGTAAGTTTCGTGGGATACAAGACCGTAGATATCCAGGTGAAAGGACAATCTACCGTTAAGGTAATCTTGGAGGAGGATACTGAAACACTGGATGAGGTTGTGGTAGTAGGTTATGGTGTTGTTAAAAAGAGTGATGTTACAGGAGCGTTGACAAAAGTTTCAGAGAAGCAAATAAAAGAGCGTCCAGTGCAAAATGCTTTGCAGGCTATGCAAGGTAAAGCTCCTGGTGTGGATATTACAACAAATAGCCGACCAGGTGAATTGGGAGATGTTCGAATTCGTGGTAATCGTTCTATTACTGCTGATAATGATCCGTTATATGTTATTGATGGAATACCTATGGTTGCCGGTTCTATTGCTGATATAAATCCGAATGATGTTGAGTCGATGGAAATTTTAAAAGATGCTTCAGCTACCGCCATCTATGGTTCACGTGGAGCGAATGGTGTTGTTTTGATAACAACTAAAAAAGGTAAAGTTGGTAAGGTTAGTATTAATTATGATGGAACGGTAACTTTTTCTAAAATCCATTCGATGACAGATTGGATGGATTCTGGCGAATTAATCGATTGGAAACGTCAAGCTTATATTAATACAGGAGCATATTCAGGTACATATGGTAATGCTCCTGATCCTAATATTGATGGTGATTTATTGTTTTCTGACAATGGTGGAGGTGTATCTAATTATCCGTATTTGAATCAATATTTTCAGAAAGCATGGGAATATAATGCGGATGGTTCATATAAGATGCGTCCGGCTACAGATTATGAAAAAGAGGTTTTAGGATATGCTGATCAAGTACCTGTATATAATTCTGCAAATATTCCAACTACACCTTGGACTGATTATGTGACACGTACTGCGATTACTCATAATCATCAGATTTCGTTGTCAGCTGGTTCTGAAAAATCTAATTTGTACATTTCATTGGCTTATTTGGATCAAGAGTCTCCGATGAAAGATCAAGATTTTAAGCGTTATACGGCAAATATTAATGGTGAAATTCAAGCTACAAATTTTTTAAAGGTAGGTATGGGTATGAATGCCAGTCATTCTATTAAGAATTATGGTATTATTAATAATACTTCTAATTCAACCTACAAAGATTCTTATGGCTATGCTGTGGCTAAAATGCCATTCGCCCCTGCTTATGATGAGGAGGGCAAACCATTGAATGTAGATGGAGGTCCGTCACAGTATAATCCGATGTTGGATGTATATCAGGCAACGAATGAAACTCGTTATTATAGTGTTATGTTTAATTCTTATGGAGAAATTGATTTTGGTAAAATATGGTCGCCGGTTGAAGGGTTAAAATGGCGCACAAATTTAGGTACTCAGTATCGCAACTCACGTTATGGAAGCTATTATGGAAATGATTTTTCTAATCCTTTGAAGCATTCTGCTTATGCTGCTAATACAGCCTTTAATCAGCAAGGTCAAAATTTGTCGTGGACATTAGAAAATCTAATTTATTACAATAAAATATTCAAGAATATCCATTCTGTGGGATTAACATTGATGCAGTCTGCTGAGTATTCTCGTGCTGAGGGATTGGAAGTACGTGCATATAATTGTACATTTCCTACGGCATTATGGTATAGTGTGGGTAATTCCGATTTGACAATGGATAGCCCAGGATCTTCATTTAGCGAACAAAAGCGTGCTTCTTATATGGCTCGTATGAATTATGGATTGATGGATAAATATTTGTTGACTGTTACTGGTCGATGGGATGGTGCATCTATGTTGGCTGTTGGTAATAAATGGGATTTTTTCCCTTCTGCTGCATTGGCATGGAAGATGAATGAGGAAAACTTTATGAAAGACGTTAAATGGATCAATCAATTGAAGGTTCGTGTTGGATACGGTGTGACAGGTAATGCATCTATAAAACCGTATCAGACTTCTGGAACAATGACAGCAAGTGGTGCCGGTAAGTTTTTTGGGGTAGGTAATATTACTCAAGTTACTATTGGTGCTAAAGCTTCTGTATTACCTAATTTGGATTTAGGTTGGGAAAAGACAGCGTCTACCAATATTGGTGTTGATTTTGGCTTTCTTAACAACCGTATAAGCGGTAGTGTGGAATATTATGTGGCTAAAACTTCGGATTTGCTGCTTGCTAAATCATTACCTTTGATGACTGGTTATACAAGTATTACTACTAATATTGGTAAAACACAGAACAAAGGACTTGAAATAACATTGTCTACAACTAATATTCAAACAAAAGATTTTACATGGAAGACTGATTTTACATTCTCTACTAATAAAGAAGAAATTGTGGAATTGGCAGGAGGAAAGGTTGATGATACAGCAAATAAATGGTTTATAGGTAAACCTAAAGATGAAATTTGGACTTTGAAATATGATCGTTTATGGCAGAATACTCCTGAAGATTTAAGAACTTTGGAATTATATGAGAAAATATCGAAGACTGTAATGCAGCCTGGAATGGCGAAAGTTGTAGACCAACCATTAATAGAAGTTCCCGAGGGTACGGAAGGAGCAAAAACTGTAACATTGAATTCTGGCGAAAGAGTGACTTATATGGATAATGGTTTTGGTACTATCAATACAGAAGATAATAAATTTCTTGGGTCATTCCAACCTAAATGGATTGGTGGCTTTACTACTACATTTATCTATAAAAACTGGCAGTTGAATTCATTTGTTTATGCTCGTATGGGCAATATGTATTATGGATTGTTACAAACTTATGGTCGTCGTGTAGAAAAGGACGTATGGAGTACTGAAAATCCGAATGGAAAGTTTCCACAACCTCGTTCTGGTGGTGTAACTACTACAGATTATAGTGCTTATATGAACTATACTAAAGGTAATATGGTAGCAATACGTAATATTGCTTTATCATATACGTTCCCTGAAAAGTGGTTGAAGAAACTTGGGGCTGCTAGTTGTCAAATTTATGGTCAAGTATTGAATCCATTTATATTTGGAGGAGAATTAGTGAAATCGGGTATAAACCCAGATGATACAACAGGATGGAGTGAAAAAACAAATGACACTAATTTTATTGGTGGTCAAACAAACAATACCATATTGACTCGTAGTTATGTTATCGGATTAAGACTTGGATTTTGA